The window attgatgccattccatttgctccattccagccattattatgagccgtcctcccctcagaagCCTCCACTGCCTTGGAGATGAGACTAAACAAAAAACCTATGGAAATTATGTTATTTTACATTATATTACTGTACATTCTTAGTTTACAAACTTTGGTATGAAGAGTTGGAGTCTAAAGTTCTCTTGAGTCTCAATGGACTCCAAGAATGGGCGTTGAGGGGCAAGGGGTAGTGTCATGGAGAAAGTCATGATCAGTCCAGTTGGCTCTTTGGCCCGCGGTCAGGGGTGTGGCTCTGCAGGGTTAGGTAGACGGTATGATGCAACATTAGTAGAGATGTCATGTTTGTTGGGTGTCTATGCAGGATAAAAAAAGTAGCGTCTCCCAGCCTGATGCCGTGCTTCCATCCAGaataaggctggtgggaggagctataggaggacaggcttattgtaatggctggaatggagtaaatagaacagtcaaacatgtggtttccatatgtttgagaccattccatttattccattccagccattacaatgagccagtcCTCCTAAGgctccccccaccagcctcctctggtgtatGGATGACACTAATCTAATCTGTCTGTCTTTTTCATTACCTCTCAAAGCCCATAGGTCTGTGGCCTCAGGGCAACTTCTCTAGCTACAAAAATACAATTTATAGGGTTATGCAGTGTGGTTACGTGAACCATAGAAACATAATTAATTTTACTATTGgatttgtatgcttttgtaaatTATAATAGAAGGAACTTTTGACATCTATGCATCTCTGATCTCATCCAGTATCTCAATTTAATGGAGTTACACTGGTTTTATTTTTACAATTCCGTCATTGCTGGAGGAATATTGTTGTCTAGTCAGTCATGCAGTCTTAACATGTGAACCTTTTATAACACAGGAGTCCAAAGGGGGGTGGCCTTGTTCCACCAATAGCATCAGAGACCACTCCTCCTGAAAAGGGGTTTTATGTAAAAGCAACAAAGACTGGCCAGGCATGTGGCTCTGGGATAAAAGTTACATATTTTCATGCATTGCTGAAAACAATGAATTAATCGTCCACAAACGGTGGGAATCAGCCGTTTGTCCACTGAAATGTTAGTTCTAATCTGCCTTTCTATTTTTCTTTGGATGGGATTGTTGAGTCCCTTAGGAACAAGTTGTTCCACAGATCAAGGAAAAAACATTATTTAGTTAGTTCTTTAATCTAATCTCTAACAAAGTTTCCATACCTTGCACATAGAGTTGTGTTGAGGACTCTAGTGCCCCAAAAAACATTTTAGTATGGGCAGCACCACTGAggaccattttaaagtagtcaactgacttcctatgggttagggaaggatcacataattccatccaggtcatcaggagggatcagccaattaaTTATACTTGTGAGAAAACATTCCATAAATGCAGGTGGCAGTACATttccaaccttggctttatacctgttcaaacaacacagtCCAAGTGGCAGTATCCACGCTTTTAGTTTGCTTACCAATTTATAGAAGTAGTAGATGAAATTTGGCTACTTCAAAATGGAaatggcctcaatggcgctgtCGTGCGATCACAGACGCTAATGGGAAAGATACAATGTTGCGATCTCTATACAACTCTGACCTTGCATTAGTGAACTAGTGTCAGTAGGCCTGTGGTATGGAGGTTAGCCATGTGACTTCTTAGGGTTGCAGGATACTATCACTCTGGTTCAATGGCTGACTCTGGTTACACAACTTAGCCATGCTAGTCAATTTTCCAAAATAAGGAACCAAAAAAGTATTCCAAAATAAGTAACATTGCAGTGCAATACTTATAATTATTTGATGGGTAAGAAAGTGTCGAGGGCATTTAACTCAAATGCATGTGTAAACCTAGTCTAAACATGTTCAcacctgtcattattgaaagagaaaTTGTAACCGTATAAATATGGGAATGGTGTAAGAGCATCAAGAAGGAGAATAGATGGAAAAATACAAGTTGGATCAATTGTGTTGTATTGAACATCAAACTGGAACATTTCAGTACCCTGTCTAAGTAAAAATTATAGATGCTGCCCCCTAGTGACAAATAGTAACATTACATTGCCCCTAGAGAGAAGTGAGTTATTTTCCCATTATACAGGCCTGTACTTTCTGTTCACTCCATAACATTCGCTAGTCTAATCTGGCCATATAATTTAGGATTGCATGAAGCACATCTAGAATTTCAACCATGACAATGACCTTATCCCCCACACTAATGGCACAGCCCTCACCATACATCACCCAGGCCATAAATTAAAAAATTGACCtggaaaatagttttttttttgtgtgttggagaaagagaaggatagagtaACGTACAGTCTCGCTCACCTTTAACAAAACTGTGTACTCACACACTAAATCTGTATACAGTGAACATCCAACCATTTTTTGGAAATATACAATAAACACATttggaaaataaatatttaataTATGTAATACTGAAACAATAAGGATCTCTCCGGAAAATGAcagtataaaaaaaataactcTTAGAACATATAGGCCAATCAAAAATAAATTAGATAAGTCATGACCACGGCACATTTTTTACACAAACAAGAATCTGCTACGACCAATTGATTTGCTCTCCTGCCTTAGTCATATTGAGTCATCACAAAACACAACCATATCGTTTCAGTCACAGTGACCTCAAATGTAACCCTGCAGACAGCAAATCAACATGGTAACTTTTTcatgaaaacaacaaaaaatacataaCTGCAATGACATCCCAGTCACATCACTTTGCCAAATAAAATGtaaacacaggaggttggtggcaccttaattggggaggacgagctcgtggtaatggctggagcctaatgggtggaatggtatcaaatacatcaatcacatggtttccatgtgtttgatgacttttcatttgctccattccagccattaaaatgatccgtcctcccctcagcagcctccaatgGATTTAAACCACATCCATATAAACAAAAGGTACATTTTGTAAACACAGCACACTTTCTATGGGGAAGAGGATGTCACTGTGTGGTGAAAGACACATTCACAGGGGTGGCGTCACAGTTTCTGGGGattggggcctcatttatcaacgtGCATACATTTCAAACTAAATTCTGGCGTACGTGGAGATTCTAGGATTTGCATGCAAACAAATTATTGGGATTTATCAAACATTCGCACAGAACATATACATGTTTGTTTTGCATGCATGTTTTCATTGGTAAATCAGAGCTAAaccatatgtgtgtgtgaacgagCGCTACAACTCTGCTGGGAAAATGccctccattcaccttttatggtAACAACGCCCTCATTTGCTGTATTATTTGGAGATGTTGGAACTGGGCCGTGATAGTTGCTAAAGGAAAGCGCAATGGCAAATGTGATCACATTTCTGTAGAGGTGTGGGCAGAATGTTTTAATCTTTTGCAgttacttttttttaaacaaataatGCATGACGTCTACAGTGAGAAAAGGCCACGCATTCTGCAAGATTGATTTTCTATTGAACAATTTCAAAGTAAATGCTGCCTACAATCCACACGTCTATGCAAAATATGAATTGTTGTGAAATATTTTGTTTATCAATACATGATTGTGAGTCTATCTCCGTGGTATAGGCGTTGAGATTAAATTATATTTTATGTAGCGGCATCTCAGAAAAGGAGAGACATGCCCTGCAATAAGATGATGATTTAGGCTTACATAATAAGGTAAAAAATATATTGGGTGACATGTTGCTATGCAATCTTTTTACCAATTACAAATGCATCTGTTTTATAATTAGGCCTATAGGTTTTAATGATATtagcctaccattattataattcCTGTGCATCAAACACCTCAATTTCCCCCAAAATAACAATATTTGCTTGCAATACAGTTGATCAGACAACAACTAGAAGTTGTGGGTACGCATGGTCTGAGATTTGCATGGGAATAGTTCAAAATGTATAAATACCAACCTTTGCGGGAAAACTGCCACATGCAAGGTTTGTGTGCACGCACCCTTGAAACTGCCACATGCAAGGTTTGTGTGCACGCACCCTTGAAACTGCCacacacagcggtctaaggcactgcatctcagtgctacaactcactacagaccctggttcgatcctgggctgtatcacaactggctgtgatcgggagtcccattgggcggcgcTCAATTGGCCCAGCCTCGTCCAGGtaaagggagggtttggccggggtaggcagtcattgtaaaataagaatttgttcttaactgacttgcctcgttgaaataaaggttaaataaaaaaaggagGCCTCTGGTGGgtaatatggccaaaatatcacatCACAGTATAAAAACAAATAGTGGACGGTATTTTATGTTTTAGAATAATAAAAGCTCAAAATGTTATTTATGAGTAGTGTATGACTTTAGGGTGGAAACACATACActctaagtgatttcaatgggtctttctccattcggattgttttatactgttcaattgaaCTTCAACACCACCCCAAAAAATCTGCATTTTAATACCTTTCTGCATTTGttgcactcatttgagatcatttccacgTAAGGCTGCACGATATGGGCTAACAATCTatgccttatttttaaccaaatgttgcaattgcaatttgacttgcgatttagagaaaaacacttgggtgaactgatGGAATTATGGAAAAAGAATGATTattattctaactatagaattagaatagttggcactttgaatacagtgttgtttgacatgacaattaatgaacatgccaggtaggagttattgtgacagggtagaaaCTAGGAACAAAAGTGTTGATAAGTGTTTCTAGGGAATCCTTCAATCTGTGGCTACATTGGATGTTTTCTCTTAGCttcttcatgtagctaacattcttgcttcctctttgatttagaagatactgttgcacaaacatgcTGTTTTAGGTCTACACtatcactggtattatcaggctgtatagctaatTACGTTTGCTCTGattcagtacatttattagctagctagcaattagcattagtggctaacaGGATTTAGtcccaacttgctaagaaaagtcAAACTAGCTGTTTACAGATGTAAGAAACAGAAACTAAGTGTAATTATAGAATGCTTgtagatttatattaagaagcaaaatgaaaacagcattgttgtcatcaacattgttgtatGTGCTGCATTGATCATGCAGAAGATAAAGTAAAACCCCAAACCAGTCCGTGTATCAATACCGGTAtattataaaatacagtatactgcCCAGCCTTACCCTGGTGTGGCTCAGATAGGGGCCCATGTTCTCAGCTCTGTCCTTTGGAGCAGTTTGACAGCCAATggtccattcaaccacaagacaACGGCAGTTTCACAGGGCCCCTTACAGACATGACCCAGGGTCAGAGATGCCAGCCCAATACAAGAGATGTGAGGACGGCTCCATTTTTACCCTTCTGTAAGTCAGTCTTTTCCCCATGGTTGTACACTAGCACAGAGGGGACGGCGTGGCTGTGTGACGTCATTCAGATCCTGGTTAACAGTCCCTCAGAATGTGGGTCCACAGTAGTCCTCTGCTACTAGCATTCATTACATACAGGAAGAGGGTTGGCTGGAGGGTAAACAGAGGCCTCtgactcctcctcccccctctcatcACTGTTAACTTCATTCACTTCCTTCAGCGTTTGTCCAGACGTTTATCCATTTCCTTTCGAACCCGGGCCTGCAGTGCCACCCTCATGGCTGAGTCCAGAACATTTTTCTCTGCTACACGCTCCACCACCCTCTCTGGCTTGTCCTCCtaagagacaggaaacaggtcACGAGGGCACAGGATGAGCACCATCATAAAAAAAtagacactagacagacagacagaccttgtGTACAATGAAGGAGGTGACACAGCCAGAGTCAGCCTGGTAGTCCAGCCAGAAGAGTTCAGTTCcatgggtctctggctctgtacTCGACCCACTCTCATTCCACTCTTCAGTCTCTGCACCCACTCCTGACTCAGATCCATCTggagacacatacatacacatcacCACTAAACTGTGTCTTCCAAGTTGACAGAAGTTCATACTAGCAGCAGTGTTTTCTTACTTCCACGTCGAGGATGGTACACTTGGATATCTGGCCGGCGGGGGCGTCGGGGGGTAGTGGTGAGCCTGGCCCTCTGACGCTCATTGGCCTGCTTTACCTGCTTATCATAGTCATCTCTGCAAGACATCAAAGTGATAAGTCAGTGTCTGAATCTTGCAGTAAGATAAACATTATTTATATGAATTAGAGAGTAACAAGGCAATTTAATTCAAACCATTGGAATGATTGTGAGTGTCCA is drawn from Salvelinus fontinalis isolate EN_2023a chromosome 4, ASM2944872v1, whole genome shotgun sequence and contains these coding sequences:
- the LOC129853622 gene encoding UPF0561 protein C2orf68 homolog, yielding MEILRDDEEQELKYKRTGRLDMSHGFLHHIRRNQIARDDYDKQVKQANERQRARLTTTPRRPRRPDIQVYHPRRGNGSESGVGAETEEWNESGSSTEPETHGTELFWLDYQADSGCVTSFIVHKEDKPERVVERVAEKNVLDSAMRVALQARVRKEMDKRLDKR